The proteins below come from a single Notamacropus eugenii isolate mMacEug1 chromosome 7, mMacEug1.pri_v2, whole genome shotgun sequence genomic window:
- the LOC140513226 gene encoding olfactory receptor 4K5-like, with protein MDGANSSMVSEFVLLGLSSSQELQLFFFVFFSLLYGMIILGNLLIIITVTIDARLHSPMYFLLGNLSFIDICQSSFATPKMITDFLNEHKTISFNGCIAQIFFIHLFTGGEMVLLVSMAYDRYVAICKPLHYVTIMNQQVCTALVLASWTVGLVHTMSQLSFTVNLPFCGPNVIDSFFCDLPRVTKLACLDSYIIEILIVANSGILSLSTFFLLSISYVVILVTVRYKSSAAVAKAFSTLSAHIMVVTLFFGPCIFLYVWPFTTYPADKVLAIFYTIFTPILNPIIYTLRNKSMKASMRKLVTQKLKSKKISEISLITRPSL; from the coding sequence ATGGATGGGGCTAATTCCTCTATGGTGTCTGAATTTGTTCTACTGGGGCTCTCCAGTTCTCAAGAACttcagcttttcttttttgtcttcttttccttgttGTATGGAATGATCATCCTTGGTAATCTTCTCATCATAATTACAGTGACCATTGATGCTCGCCTGCACTCTCCCATGTATTTCCTGCTGGGAAATCTATCCTTTATTGACATCTGCCAGTCATCTTTTGCTACCCCAAAGATGATCACAGACTTTCTGAATGAACACAAGACCATATCTTTCAATGGATGCATAGCCCAGATTTTCTTTATTCACCTCTTCACTGGTGGTGAGATGGTGTTGCTGGTCTCCATGGCCTATGATAGATATGTGGCCATCTGTAAACCTCTACACTATGTGACCATTATGAACCAGCAGGTCTGTACTGCCTTAGTATTAGCCTCCTGGACTGTTGGTTTAGTGCACACCATGAGCCAATTGTCATTTACTGTGAATTTGCCTTTTTGTGGCCCCAATGTGATAGATAGCTTTTTTTGTGACCTTCCCAGAGTGACCAAGCTTGCCTGCCTTGATTCTTATAtcatagaaatattaattgtGGCCAATAGTGGGATTCTTTCCTTAAgtactttcttccttttgtctaTTTCATATGTCGTCATTCTAGTCACTGTCCGATATAAGTCTTCTGCTGCAGTGGCTAAAGCATTTTCCACACTGAGTGCTCACATCATGGTGGTGACCTTGTTCTTTGGGCCCTGTATTTTCCTCTATGTATGGCCTTTTACTACTTACCCAGCGGATAAAGTCCTTGCAATATTTTATACCATTTTCACTCCTATCTTGAACCCCATTATTTATACATTAAGGAACAAAAGCATGAAGGCTTCCATGAGGAAACTTGTGACTCAAAAACTGAAGTCCAAGAAGATTTCTGAGATATCCCTCATTACAAGACCCTCTCTTTAA
- the LOC140513114 gene encoding olfactory receptor 4K1, translating to MAGGNQSIVSEFVLLGLSNSWELQLFFFVVFTIVYVASVLGNIIIILTIVSDSHLNSPMYFLLSNLSFIDICQCNFATPKMIADFLVEHKTISFEGCMAQIFLLHSFVGSEMMLLVAMAYDRFIAICKPLHYTTIMNRRLCIIFVAVSWTVGILHSVSHLAFTIDLPFCGPNEVDSFFCDLPLVIELACMDKYEMEIMTLTNSGLISLSCFLALIISYTVILVTVRHRSSSGSSKALSTLTAHITVVILFFGPCIYFYIWPFSRFSVDKFLSVFYTVCTPLLNPIIYSLRNEDVKSAMKKLKSQCLSSWKY from the coding sequence ATGGCTGGAGGAAATCAATCCATTGTGTCTGAGTTTGTGTTGCTGGGCCTCTCAAACTCCTGGGAACTTCAGCTTTTCTTCTTTGTGGTCTTCACCATAGTCTATGTGGCTTCTGTACTGGGCAACATTATCATTATTCTCACCATTGTCTCTGATTCTCATTTGAATTCTCCCATGTACTTCCTGCTCAGCAATCTATCTTTCATTGACATCTGTCAGTGCAACTTTGCCACACCCAAGATGATTGCTGACTTTCTTGTTGAGCATAAGACCATCTCCTTTGAGGGTTGTATGGCCCAGATCTTCCTTCTTCATAGTTTTGTTGGAAGTGAGATGATGCTGTTGGTAGCAATGGCCTATGATAGATTTATAGCCATATGTAAACCTCTGCACTATACTACTATTATGAATCGGAGACTTTGCATAATTTTTGTGGCTGTATCTTGGACTGTAGGGATTCTTCACTCTGTGAGTCACTTGGCCTTTACCATAGATCTACCATTTTGTGGTCCTAATGAGGTAGACAGTTTTTTTTGTGACCTTCCCCTGGTCATTGAGTTGGCCTGCATGGACaaatatgaaatggaaattatGACATTAACCAATAGTGGTCTGATTTCTCTGAGCTGTTTTCTagcattaattatttcttatactgTTATATTAGTCACTGTCCGGCATCGCTCATCAAGTGGTTCCTCCAAGGCTCTCTCTACCTTAACAGCTCATATCACAGTTGTAATTCTTTTCTTTGGGCCATGCATCTACTTCTATATCTGGCCTTTTAGCAGATTCTCTGTAGAtaaatttctttctgtcttttatacTGTATGTACACCTCTCCTGAACCCCATCATCTATTCCCTTAGGAATGAAGATGTCAAATCTGccatgaaaaaattaaagagcCAGTGTCTCAGTTCCTGGAAATATTAA
- the LOC140513118 gene encoding LOW QUALITY PROTEIN: olfactory receptor 4K15-like (The sequence of the model RefSeq protein was modified relative to this genomic sequence to represent the inferred CDS: inserted 1 base in 1 codon), which yields MNQANYSGVSKFMLLGLSGSSELQLFYFLFFTIFYMAILLGNFLIVLTVISEPALHTPMYFLLTNLSFIDVCLSSFATPKMIADFLXGAKCISFNGCISQIFFLHVFAGGEMVLLVVMAYDRYVAICKPLHYATIMSLQKCTGLVVASWIIGILHSLSQLAFTINLPFCGPNEVDSFFCDLPLVIKLACVDTYILELMMLSDSGLMAMTSFILLLISYSVILITVRRHSSAGIAKARATLTAHITVVTLFFGPCIFIYAWPFGNFPVDKVLSVFYTVFTPLLNPIIYTLRNKEMKSAMQKLRGQLINFRQLSQLSLAMRAPHN from the exons ATGAACCAAGCAAACTACTCAGGAGTATCTAAGTTTATGTTGTTGGGGCTTTCTGGGTCCTCAGAGCTCCAACTTTTCTACTTTCTGTTTTTTACCATATTTTATATGGctattttgctgggtaatttCCTCATTGTTCTCACGGTGATCTCTGAACCTGCCCTGCACACTCCCATGTACTTCCTTCTCACCAACCTCTCCTTCATTGATGTGTGCCTATCCTCTTTTGCCACACCCAAGATGATTGCAGACTTCC TTGGAGCAAAATGCATATCCTTCAATGGCTGTATCTCCCAGATATtctttctccatgtctttgctGGTGGTGAGATGGTGTTGCTTGTAGTCATGGCATATGACAGATATGTAGCTATTTGCAAACCTCTACACTATGCAACCATTATGAGTCTGCAGAAGTGTACAGGCTTAGTTGTAGCTTCATGGATCATTGGAATCCTGCACTCCCTGAGCCAGTTGGCCTTCACTATAAACCTACCCTTCTGTGGTCCCAATGAAGTAGACAGCTTTTTCTGTGACCTTCCCTTGGTAATCAAACTTGCCTGTGTGGATACATATATTCTAGAGTTAATGATGCTCTCTGACAGTGGACTGATGGCCATGACCTCCTTCATTCTTCTGTTGATTTCTTATAGTGTCATATTGATCACTGTGAGGCGACACTCATCAGCTGGGATAGCTAAGGCACGTGCCACCTTGACAGCTCATATTACTGTTGTGACACTGTTCTTTGGACCCTGCATCTTTATCTATGCCTGGCCATTTGGAAATTTTCCAGTGGATAAAGTCCTTTCTGTATTTTACACAGTCTTCACCCCTCTCTTAAATCCTATTATATATACATTGAGAAACAAAGAGATGAAATCAGCCATGCAGAAACTGAGAGGTCAACTCATAAATTTCAGACAACTTTCACAGCTGTCCTTGGCAATGAGGGCCCCTCATAACTAG